A window of the Nibribacter ruber genome harbors these coding sequences:
- a CDS encoding OmpA family protein encodes MKRTLYTIAILLSSWTVGQAQTAVRETKDNLADFYLVGEDLLVYTIKETNGQFLYTEKRGDQGSYHKEASLNGGAVNALIGSNAAGNELYVYQKVDRKQERIAIYRWDGAGFQKTGEKPFPKFRNHSYNMGAHLSPDQNTLIITAGLRKTKGYDDLYLSKWENGKWTKPFNFDKPINSRESEFAPFVVNDSLFFSQKSGDHGYVYAVPMRASLPTGEPAMLRSVINKQNAFNAGYKRIGEKQLWITRTADGVHTAYILEPAPIVVPPVAEPEPEVVAAPTPQPEAPVAKEMEVNYGLNEVFMSTADAASLDAFLALQPTGATIWVKGYSDSIGPDKAKKSVARKRAEFLKKYIERYHTDRLFKVETSSDVLGTAGRDSRKVEIHKHD; translated from the coding sequence ATGAAAAGAACCCTTTACACAATAGCCATCCTGCTGTCATCCTGGACGGTGGGCCAAGCTCAGACGGCCGTACGTGAAACCAAAGACAACCTAGCCGATTTCTATCTGGTAGGCGAAGACCTGCTGGTGTACACCATCAAGGAAACCAACGGCCAGTTTCTCTACACCGAAAAGCGCGGCGACCAAGGCTCCTACCACAAAGAGGCGTCTCTCAATGGTGGGGCGGTCAACGCACTTATTGGCTCCAATGCTGCTGGGAACGAACTGTACGTCTACCAAAAGGTAGATCGTAAGCAGGAAAGAATTGCCATTTACCGCTGGGACGGGGCTGGTTTCCAGAAAACTGGGGAGAAGCCTTTCCCTAAGTTCAGAAACCACTCCTATAACATGGGTGCCCATCTCTCACCAGACCAGAACACGCTCATCATCACCGCCGGTCTGCGCAAGACCAAAGGCTATGATGACCTATACCTGAGCAAATGGGAAAACGGCAAGTGGACCAAGCCTTTCAATTTTGACAAGCCCATCAACTCCCGCGAGTCTGAGTTTGCCCCGTTTGTAGTGAACGACTCCCTGTTCTTCTCCCAGAAGAGCGGTGACCACGGGTACGTTTACGCAGTGCCTATGCGGGCCTCTCTTCCTACGGGAGAACCAGCTATGCTGAGAAGCGTCATCAACAAACAGAATGCCTTTAACGCCGGCTACAAGCGCATAGGTGAAAAGCAACTCTGGATTACGCGCACCGCAGACGGCGTGCACACGGCTTACATTCTAGAGCCGGCTCCCATTGTAGTGCCACCGGTAGCAGAGCCAGAACCAGAAGTGGTAGCCGCGCCAACTCCTCAGCCCGAGGCTCCTGTAGCCAAAGAGATGGAGGTGAACTATGGCTTAAACGAGGTGTTCATGAGCACCGCTGATGCCGCCTCGCTAGATGCGTTTCTGGCCCTGCAGCCAACCGGCGCTACCATTTGGGTGAAAGGTTATTCAGACAGCATCGGGCCGGACAAGGCCAAGAAAAGCGTAGCCAGAAAACGCGCCGAATTCCTGAAGAAGTACATAGAAAGGTACCACACAGACCGCCTGTTCAAGGTTGAAACCTCCAGTGATGTCTTAGGCACCGCCGGCCGTGACTCGCGCAAAGTGGAAATCCACAAGCACGACTAG
- a CDS encoding 3-keto-disaccharide hydrolase, with translation METQAQAKQHEEWQLLFDGKTTTGWHTYGEKTIGKAWKVEDGTLRLDASSKKDWQTAEGGDIVTDQSFDNFHLKMEWKIAPNGNSGIILFVQEDSALYPYPWSTGPEIQVLDNAGHPDAKIQKHRAGDLYDLIASSPETVKPAGQWNQVEIISQNSQLTVTLNGTQVVATTLWDDAWKQLIAKSKFAQMPGFGMFQSGKIALQDHGDDVWYRHIMIKRL, from the coding sequence ATGGAAACACAGGCTCAGGCAAAGCAACACGAAGAATGGCAACTGTTGTTTGATGGCAAGACCACCACCGGCTGGCATACTTACGGTGAAAAGACCATCGGCAAAGCTTGGAAGGTTGAAGACGGTACTCTCCGTTTAGATGCTTCTTCTAAGAAAGATTGGCAAACGGCTGAAGGCGGAGATATTGTCACCGACCAAAGTTTTGACAACTTTCATTTGAAGATGGAATGGAAGATTGCGCCCAATGGAAACAGCGGCATTATTCTGTTTGTGCAGGAAGACTCAGCCCTCTATCCCTACCCCTGGAGTACGGGGCCAGAGATTCAGGTATTAGATAATGCCGGCCACCCAGATGCTAAAATCCAGAAGCACCGAGCCGGCGATTTGTATGACCTCATTGCCAGCAGTCCAGAAACCGTGAAGCCCGCCGGTCAATGGAACCAAGTGGAGATTATTAGCCAGAACAGCCAGTTGACGGTTACTTTGAATGGGACGCAGGTGGTAGCTACCACTCTTTGGGATGATGCTTGGAAGCAACTGATTGCTAAGAGCAAGTTTGCCCAGATGCCTGGTTTTGGCATGTTCCAGTCTGGTAAGATAGCCTTGCAAGACCACGGCGATGATGTCTGGTACCGCCACATTATGATTAAGCGCCTTTAA
- a CDS encoding HYR domain-containing protein, whose protein sequence is MNPTNLAGVNSGNGKAIITVLVTPATALNFDGVDDIVDLGNVHNSLESLTISAWIYRTANNGFGYDEIWAKDNISSMSINNANNKLHVNFGNGNTWGNATESAQTIPLNEWVFVAATRDFTTGAVKIYINGEPDGSGSNNLTGFNLSLRGIGYKPGVPLQNGIFAGSIDEVRLWNRVLCEGELKNSMNAELTLPQTGLVSYYKFNHGNVGEDNAGVTTVADLVGGMDGTLSNFALTGASSNWVAGKVTGTAPAFVAPTVSFTTNNPLTQCSGSSVVFTATSAAGSTYQWTKDGTPINGATNNTYTATASGSYNVIVTQTGCTASATAQVVVIEDTTKPIVPVLADVTGQCSATVTAPTTTDNCAGTITGTTTDPLVYNTQGEFTITWTFNDGNGNSSTAQQKVVVKDTQKPGVVAFAAPSNLLANVSEAANFNLAYTLNIPNTADYNSPDDILYAVNNASSLQGKAITRIAYALELDNKWVWVSMDAFSQNVSELGIPTGATGFQQKVNNLNVFASSNAGVTTGTGIATGNVEIWSNCYATGNATNLPGANAGVYDFDDTRDGANCYGSFQVHNYGAKQTLLAYNRWSETVGGFSDVGIGNQGVGNPDWTFAFNANTYTTKKLHVFVQTDAGLFAKNATVFLDANGNASITAADVNAGVTDNCGIASVTVDKTSFTATNLGTNPITLTATDVNGNVNTATATVTVLDNTNPVFTSSQGNEIVALDAITGTASLKDYAALASATDNSGSVAITQSPAAGTALAKNVPVTVTLTATDASGNKGTQTFTVTATDQTKPVPNVNPLATITGECSATVIAPTATDNTAGTITATTTDPLTYTAQGSYTITWKYDDGSGNIETQTQTVVVKDVTAPVFATVASITKTNEVDKCGAIVNYDAPEKITFSQAFVEGQTSPHCDEWKAFQDQLLPSLNFSKLTIKGSLDQTGVSISDPALIAQIANALHTRTSTSVTENGRTWNVGFCGTDGNNQPAIELTASGSMCSCQNGYTVRPCIDVNFGNPNWGGAGSQTCNGPSQVLTVVFEISGGSPGGVTATDNCTSPVTITQTAGLASGSLFPVGTTTNTFEAKDAAGNITTTSFDVTVTDTQKPTVLTQNIIVALDANGTAVITPAQINNGSTDNCSIPSNGYSLDKTSFDCTNVGANTVTLTVTDVNGNSQTKTATVTIEDKNLPMAKAKNIAVQLDANGVATITPAMVDNGSADQCSPVTLALSTANFDCINLGENTVVLTATDNSGNVHTATAVVTVQDVIAPVAIAKNITVQLDATGKVSVAAAQVNNSSTDNCGIEMMTLSKTAFDCGNIGPNTVTLTVADKSGNMHAIDAIVTVEDRIAPVVLAKNFTAQLDATGKVVVTTADVDNGSSDACGIASMTLSKSDFDCSNVGANPVTITVTDNNNNVSTAVVTITVQDKVAPTAIAKNITAPLGANGTVSIMVADIDNGSSDACGIASMTLSKTTFDCTATGPNTVTLTVTDVNGNVSTADAIVTVVEEIAPVAIAKNITVELDANGEATVTAAQVNNNSTDNCGIGTLVLSKTDFNCSNVGENTVTLTITDKSGNTNSASAVITIVDKMAPVVTAQNITVQLDAAGNASITAAQVDNGSKDNCGIQSVTIDKANFSCENVGDNVVTLTVTDIHGNVSTGTATVKIEDKVAPVAVARNIKVQLDATGKVIIAAADLDNGSSDACGIASMTVSKTDFDCGHLGQNTVVLTVTDKNGNSATVEAIVTVEDKVAPVAVAKNLTVQLDATGKVAITAAQVDGGSTDNCTIATITVDKTDFTCANVGDNEVTITVTDQSGNTHTAKAIVTVEDKVGPVVLAQNLTIQLDANGAATITAADVNANSSDNCGIASMVLSKSVFDCSNVGANVVTFTVTDVNGNAATAQVIITVEDKTNPTITAPANVTVNVDPGKTTASNVALGTPVTADNCSATTFNNNGPAEYPTGTTTVTWTVTDASGNTATATQTVTVRPNAVSVAKPAMVEVKIRTTFAQVPKPATVEVTFTDGNKAQVPVTWQPGTYNGLVAGDYELTGILNVPSDKSNVDNVVAKWTVRVLPNQAPTDIKLSKATFQPSILPDQAIGTFTAVDVDDPIDNLPENQHRFDLITGAGSTDNDLFDIRDGKLYLLSNKGLSGRTTFSIRVLATDPYDNTFEKVFTITKEAYSKETVDLKIVNAFSPNGDGVNDTWTVPELRFYNSVEVQVFDRSGVRLFHTTNPEEGWNGRDTNGRVLVGPYLYIIHIKDINFVKRGTVTILKKQ, encoded by the coding sequence TTGAACCCTACTAATCTCGCTGGAGTAAATTCAGGAAATGGAAAGGCAATCATAACTGTACTTGTTACCCCTGCAACAGCCCTTAACTTTGATGGTGTAGATGATATTGTTGATTTAGGCAATGTTCACAATAGCCTGGAGTCACTTACCATCAGTGCCTGGATTTACAGAACAGCTAACAATGGATTTGGCTATGATGAGATTTGGGCGAAGGATAACATTAGCTCCATGTCTATCAACAATGCCAACAACAAGTTGCACGTCAACTTCGGAAATGGCAACACTTGGGGAAATGCCACTGAGTCAGCGCAAACCATTCCACTCAATGAATGGGTGTTTGTAGCGGCTACCCGTGATTTTACCACCGGTGCCGTTAAAATTTACATCAATGGCGAGCCAGATGGCAGCGGCTCGAATAATCTAACGGGCTTTAACCTATCCTTAAGGGGTATTGGATATAAGCCGGGCGTTCCTCTGCAAAACGGAATCTTTGCCGGATCCATTGATGAGGTAAGATTGTGGAACCGGGTATTGTGCGAAGGCGAACTTAAGAACAGCATGAATGCTGAATTGACCCTTCCGCAAACAGGTTTGGTATCTTACTATAAGTTTAACCACGGCAATGTTGGAGAAGATAACGCTGGTGTTACTACTGTAGCTGACTTAGTGGGGGGTATGGACGGAACCTTGTCCAACTTTGCCCTTACGGGAGCTTCTTCTAACTGGGTAGCTGGTAAAGTAACTGGTACTGCTCCAGCGTTTGTAGCACCTACCGTATCCTTCACGACCAATAACCCCCTTACCCAGTGTAGTGGTAGCTCTGTTGTGTTTACGGCTACCTCAGCGGCAGGAAGCACCTACCAATGGACCAAAGACGGAACTCCAATCAACGGAGCAACCAACAACACCTATACTGCCACCGCATCAGGTAGTTACAACGTCATTGTAACCCAGACGGGTTGCACTGCCTCTGCTACGGCTCAGGTGGTAGTCATAGAAGATACGACCAAGCCAATAGTTCCTGTTTTGGCAGATGTAACGGGTCAGTGTTCGGCTACTGTGACGGCCCCTACCACTACAGACAATTGTGCAGGCACCATCACAGGTACTACCACAGATCCTTTGGTGTACAATACGCAAGGCGAGTTTACCATTACCTGGACCTTCAATGACGGGAATGGAAATAGTTCTACGGCTCAGCAAAAGGTTGTAGTGAAAGATACTCAAAAACCTGGAGTGGTTGCGTTTGCAGCGCCTTCCAACTTGCTGGCTAATGTCTCTGAGGCGGCTAATTTCAATCTGGCCTATACGTTGAACATACCTAATACTGCAGATTACAACAGCCCAGATGATATTCTCTATGCAGTAAACAATGCATCGTCCCTACAGGGGAAGGCTATTACGCGCATTGCCTATGCTTTAGAACTGGATAACAAATGGGTATGGGTATCTATGGATGCTTTTAGCCAAAACGTTTCTGAGTTGGGTATCCCAACCGGAGCAACTGGCTTCCAGCAGAAAGTGAACAACTTGAATGTCTTTGCTAGCTCTAATGCTGGTGTGACCACTGGCACGGGCATTGCAACCGGTAATGTTGAAATCTGGTCTAACTGTTATGCAACAGGAAATGCCACCAATTTACCGGGAGCTAATGCAGGTGTCTATGATTTTGATGATACCAGAGATGGTGCCAACTGTTATGGGTCCTTTCAAGTCCATAATTATGGAGCAAAACAGACGCTTCTTGCCTATAATAGATGGTCAGAAACTGTAGGTGGGTTTTCAGACGTAGGAATTGGCAACCAGGGCGTGGGGAATCCAGACTGGACGTTTGCTTTTAACGCCAATACCTACACAACCAAAAAGCTCCACGTATTTGTGCAAACAGATGCAGGCCTTTTTGCTAAAAATGCCACGGTCTTCTTAGATGCCAACGGCAACGCCAGCATCACGGCGGCAGACGTAAATGCTGGTGTTACAGATAACTGCGGCATTGCCTCTGTTACCGTTGACAAAACCAGTTTCACAGCGACTAACCTGGGAACCAATCCCATAACGCTTACCGCCACAGATGTGAACGGCAACGTGAATACTGCCACAGCCACGGTGACGGTACTGGACAACACCAACCCGGTATTTACCTCTTCGCAGGGCAATGAAATAGTAGCCTTAGATGCCATTACAGGCACGGCCTCTTTGAAAGATTACGCAGCCCTGGCCTCTGCCACGGATAACTCAGGCTCAGTTGCTATCACGCAATCACCAGCAGCAGGAACCGCTCTTGCTAAGAACGTACCTGTCACAGTAACCTTGACCGCTACAGATGCTTCTGGTAATAAAGGAACCCAGACGTTCACTGTAACCGCTACAGACCAGACCAAGCCAGTACCTAATGTGAACCCCTTGGCAACCATCACAGGCGAATGCTCTGCCACGGTAATTGCTCCAACGGCCACAGACAACACGGCAGGAACCATTACGGCAACTACCACTGATCCATTAACTTATACGGCCCAAGGAAGCTACACCATCACCTGGAAGTATGATGACGGCAGCGGCAACATAGAAACTCAAACTCAAACCGTAGTAGTGAAAGACGTAACGGCACCTGTGTTTGCAACTGTTGCTTCTATCACTAAGACCAATGAGGTAGACAAGTGTGGAGCTATTGTAAATTATGATGCTCCAGAAAAGATTACTTTCTCTCAGGCATTTGTTGAAGGGCAAACCTCTCCTCATTGTGATGAGTGGAAGGCTTTCCAAGATCAACTATTACCAAGCTTAAATTTTTCAAAATTAACTATTAAGGGTTCTTTGGACCAGACAGGAGTATCTATTTCAGATCCTGCTTTAATAGCTCAAATTGCCAATGCATTACATACCAGAACGTCAACTTCTGTAACTGAGAACGGCAGGACTTGGAATGTTGGTTTCTGTGGAACAGACGGAAACAACCAGCCTGCTATTGAACTAACAGCCAGTGGATCAATGTGTAGTTGTCAAAATGGGTACACAGTTAGACCTTGTATTGATGTTAACTTCGGAAATCCTAACTGGGGTGGTGCAGGTTCACAAACGTGTAATGGACCTTCACAGGTTCTAACAGTTGTATTTGAAATTTCAGGCGGTAGCCCAGGAGGAGTAACCGCCACTGACAACTGCACCAGTCCTGTAACCATCACCCAAACAGCTGGTCTTGCCTCTGGTTCTTTGTTCCCAGTAGGTACAACTACCAACACGTTTGAAGCAAAAGACGCGGCCGGTAATATTACCACTACCAGCTTTGATGTGACCGTAACGGATACGCAGAAGCCAACCGTCCTTACCCAGAACATTATAGTAGCGTTAGACGCCAATGGTACAGCTGTTATCACTCCGGCGCAGATCAACAATGGCTCTACAGACAATTGCTCTATACCATCCAACGGGTATAGCCTGGACAAAACCAGCTTTGACTGTACCAATGTGGGTGCGAACACGGTGACGTTGACCGTAACAGACGTGAACGGCAACTCCCAGACGAAGACGGCCACAGTAACCATTGAAGACAAAAATCTGCCAATGGCCAAAGCCAAGAACATTGCGGTACAACTAGATGCGAACGGAGTGGCAACCATCACGCCAGCCATGGTAGACAATGGTTCTGCAGACCAATGCAGCCCTGTCACTTTAGCGCTTTCTACAGCCAACTTTGACTGCATTAACCTTGGCGAGAACACAGTAGTGCTAACGGCTACAGACAACAGTGGCAACGTACATACGGCCACTGCTGTGGTGACTGTTCAAGACGTAATCGCCCCAGTGGCCATTGCCAAAAACATTACAGTACAGCTAGATGCCACAGGTAAAGTATCTGTTGCCGCCGCTCAGGTGAATAATAGCTCTACAGACAACTGCGGTATTGAAATGATGACCCTTTCAAAGACAGCCTTTGACTGTGGTAACATTGGGCCAAACACGGTGACGTTAACGGTGGCAGACAAGAGCGGCAACATGCACGCAATAGACGCTATCGTGACGGTAGAAGACAGAATTGCGCCGGTGGTACTTGCCAAGAACTTCACCGCACAGTTAGATGCCACAGGTAAAGTGGTGGTTACCACCGCTGATGTAGACAATGGTAGCTCAGACGCCTGCGGCATTGCTTCCATGACTTTGTCTAAATCAGATTTTGACTGTAGCAATGTGGGGGCTAACCCAGTAACAATAACAGTAACAGACAATAATAACAATGTGTCTACAGCCGTAGTGACTATCACCGTACAGGACAAAGTGGCGCCTACGGCCATTGCCAAAAACATTACTGCTCCACTTGGGGCCAACGGTACTGTTTCTATCATGGTGGCAGACATTGACAACGGAAGCTCAGATGCCTGTGGCATTGCCTCCATGACATTGTCTAAAACTACATTTGACTGTACTGCCACTGGCCCTAATACGGTAACCCTGACGGTAACCGATGTGAACGGAAATGTGTCTACGGCAGATGCCATTGTCACGGTAGTAGAAGAGATCGCCCCGGTAGCCATCGCTAAAAACATCACGGTAGAGCTAGATGCAAACGGTGAGGCAACGGTGACGGCAGCTCAGGTAAACAACAATTCAACAGACAACTGCGGAATTGGTACACTAGTGCTCTCCAAGACTGATTTCAACTGCAGCAATGTTGGTGAAAACACAGTGACGCTCACCATAACTGATAAGAGCGGAAACACCAACTCTGCTTCTGCTGTCATTACCATTGTGGACAAAATGGCTCCGGTAGTGACTGCGCAGAACATCACGGTGCAACTAGACGCAGCCGGCAATGCCAGTATTACAGCTGCTCAAGTGGACAATGGTTCTAAGGACAACTGCGGAATCCAATCTGTCACCATAGACAAGGCTAACTTCAGCTGTGAGAATGTAGGAGACAATGTGGTGACCCTAACGGTAACTGACATCCATGGCAACGTCTCTACGGGCACAGCCACAGTGAAAATTGAAGACAAGGTTGCTCCGGTAGCCGTTGCCAGAAACATCAAGGTTCAGTTAGATGCCACGGGCAAAGTCATCATTGCAGCTGCTGACCTGGACAACGGTAGTTCAGACGCCTGCGGCATTGCCTCCATGACAGTGTCTAAGACAGACTTTGACTGCGGTCATCTAGGACAGAACACGGTTGTCTTGACGGTTACAGATAAGAATGGAAACAGTGCCACAGTGGAGGCCATTGTTACGGTGGAAGACAAGGTGGCGCCGGTGGCTGTTGCCAAAAACTTGACGGTACAGCTAGATGCCACAGGGAAAGTTGCCATCACGGCTGCTCAGGTAGATGGCGGTTCTACAGACAATTGCACCATAGCGACTATCACTGTTGACAAGACGGACTTCACCTGCGCGAACGTAGGAGACAATGAGGTCACCATCACGGTAACTGACCAAAGCGGTAACACGCACACGGCCAAAGCAATAGTAACCGTAGAAGACAAGGTGGGCCCAGTGGTACTGGCGCAGAACCTGACTATACAGTTAGATGCCAACGGCGCGGCTACCATTACCGCGGCAGATGTAAACGCAAACTCTTCAGACAACTGTGGCATTGCGTCCATGGTGCTGTCTAAGTCTGTGTTTGACTGCAGCAACGTAGGGGCCAACGTGGTAACCTTTACCGTGACAGATGTAAATGGCAACGCAGCCACTGCCCAGGTGATCATAACGGTAGAAGACAAAACCAACCCAACCATTACGGCTCCGGCCAATGTGACGGTAAACGTTGATCCGGGCAAAACCACGGCTTCTAATGTGGCCCTCGGCACGCCGGTAACGGCAGACAATTGCTCCGCCACCACGTTCAACAACAATGGCCCGGCTGAATACCCAACCGGCACCACCACTGTCACCTGGACCGTGACGGACGCTTCTGGCAACACCGCAACGGCCACACAAACGGTTACTGTTAGACCAAACGCGGTTTCTGTAGCCAAGCCCGCCATGGTAGAAGTGAAGATCAGAACCACTTTTGCGCAGGTGCCTAAGCCTGCCACCGTAGAAGTGACCTTCACAGACGGAAACAAGGCACAGGTGCCAGTCACTTGGCAGCCAGGAACCTACAACGGCCTGGTGGCCGGCGATTATGAGCTGACGGGCATTCTAAATGTGCCGTCAGACAAGTCTAACGTAGACAATGTGGTAGCTAAATGGACCGTGCGCGTGTTGCCTAACCAGGCGCCTACAGACATCAAGCTAAGCAAGGCTACCTTCCAGCCAAGCATTCTGCCTGACCAAGCCATCGGCACCTTTACTGCGGTAGACGTGGATGATCCAATTGACAACCTACCAGAGAACCAGCATCGCTTTGACCTTATCACCGGTGCCGGCAGCACAGACAATGACCTCTTTGACATCAGAGACGGCAAGCTGTACTTGTTGTCCAACAAAGGCTTGTCTGGTAGAACCACTTTCTCCATTAGAGTATTGGCCACAGATCCTTATGACAACACCTTTGAGAAGGTCTTCACCATCACCAAAGAAGCCTACAGCAAAGAAACCGTTGACCTGAAGATTGTGAACGCTTTCTCTCCCAACGGAGACGGAGTCAATGACACCTGGACCGTGCCAGAACTGAGGTTCTACAACAGCGTGGAAGTACAGGTGTTTGACCGTTCTGGGGTGCGCTTGTTCCATACTACCAACCCAGAAGAGGGCTGGAACGGAAGAGACACCAACGGCAGAGTATTGGTAGGTCCTTACCTGTACATCATCCACATCAAGGATATCAACTTTGTGAAGAGAGGAACGGTGACCATCCTTAAGAAACAATAA
- a CDS encoding PorP/SprF family type IX secretion system membrane protein, whose protein sequence is MMKKLTISICILLTALGASAQSRKHIANFSLFQQYFNPALTGYEGSMVKTFYRDQWTGFEDAPRTIFASVELDAADITAWRNSDVMKTRNPDYYNRQAGAKHAYGLSVLHDSFGPFVETQVQLSYGSRIRLSEKMSLRAGVGLTYGIQRLNGNKLVIDQDGDQEYAEYLGKENRAGKLDMNLGVMLTGENAYLGYALQDIAKGEISSGDKFLDGSYALQHVVQLGYRAAVSDQIGLVANGIFRYDSFQEETTEVQAKAVFQNTFWAGGGYRHDLAYTVNAGVRLNQFRIGYVLEMPTGKANYIGKNTSEFMVTYNLFPVKYPRLGKKVTMW, encoded by the coding sequence ATGATGAAAAAGTTAACCATATCTATTTGTATACTGCTTACCGCTCTGGGCGCTTCTGCCCAGAGCCGGAAGCATATTGCCAACTTCTCCCTGTTCCAGCAGTACTTCAACCCGGCCTTGACCGGGTATGAAGGCTCCATGGTAAAAACCTTTTACCGTGATCAGTGGACCGGCTTTGAAGACGCCCCACGCACCATTTTTGCCTCTGTAGAGCTAGACGCCGCAGACATCACTGCCTGGAGAAATTCTGACGTGATGAAAACCCGCAACCCAGACTACTACAACCGGCAGGCGGGCGCCAAGCATGCCTACGGGTTGTCGGTGCTGCATGACTCCTTCGGGCCGTTTGTAGAAACGCAGGTGCAGTTGAGCTACGGCTCGCGCATTAGGCTCTCTGAGAAGATGAGCCTGCGGGCCGGCGTGGGTTTGACCTACGGCATTCAACGCCTGAACGGCAACAAACTGGTCATTGACCAGGACGGAGACCAGGAATATGCTGAATACCTGGGCAAAGAAAACCGGGCCGGCAAGCTAGACATGAACCTGGGCGTGATGCTCACAGGAGAGAATGCCTATCTGGGCTACGCTCTGCAGGACATCGCCAAAGGCGAAATCTCTTCTGGCGACAAGTTCTTGGATGGCAGCTACGCCTTGCAACACGTGGTGCAGTTGGGGTACCGCGCCGCGGTTTCAGACCAGATTGGACTGGTGGCCAACGGTATCTTCCGGTATGACAGCTTTCAGGAGGAAACCACCGAGGTGCAGGCAAAGGCCGTTTTCCAGAACACGTTTTGGGCAGGAGGCGGCTACCGCCATGACCTGGCCTACACCGTGAACGCGGGCGTGCGCTTAAACCAGTTCAGGATAGGGTATGTGTTGGAGATGCCCACCGGCAAAGCCAACTACATAGGCAAGAACACCAGCGAGTTCATGGTGACTTATAACCTCTTCCCTGTCAAATACCCTAGACTGGGTAAAAAAGTAACCATGTGGTAA